From Phycodurus eques isolate BA_2022a chromosome 1, UOR_Pequ_1.1, whole genome shotgun sequence, one genomic window encodes:
- the LOC133415974 gene encoding protein Wnt-7a translates to MSRRTRRWILRVLLCLGIVYLKIGGFSSVVALGASIICNKIPGLAPRQRIICQSRPDAIIVIGEGAQMGINECQFQFKNGRWNCSALGERTVFGKELKVGSKEAAFTYAIIAAGVAHAITAACTQGNLSDCSCDKEKQGFYSRDQGWKWGGCSADISYGLGFSKVFIDAREVKQNARTLMNLHNNEVGRKVLEKNMRLECKCHGVSGSCTTKTCWTTLPKFRELGYILKEKYAHAVHVEPVKASRNKRPKFLKIKKPYSYRKPMDTDLVYIDKSPNYCEADTLTGSLGTQGRVCNKTMMQHISGCDLMCCGRGYNTHQYSRVWQCNCKFLWCCYVKCNTCSERTEVYTCK, encoded by the exons ATGAGTCGGAGAACTCGACGCTGGATTTTAAGAGTTTTACTTTGTCTGGGAATCGTTTACCTGAAAATCGG ggGCTTCTCGTCGGTGGTGGCCCTCGGAGCGAGTATAATCTGTAACAAAATCCCCGGTTTGGCACCCAGACAGCGGATTATTTGCCAGAGTCGCCCCGATGCCATCATCGTCATCGGAGAGGGCGCGCAAATGGGCATCAACGAGTGTCAGTTCCAGTTCAAAAACGGACGCTGGAACTGCTCGGCCCTGGGCGAGAGGACCGTCTTCGGAAAAGAGTTGAAAGTGG GAAGTAAAGAAGCGGCCTTTACGTACGCCATCATTGCAGCCGGGGTGGCGCACGCCATCACCGCCGCCTGTACGCAGGGTAACCTGAGTGACTGCAGCTGTGACAAAGAGAAGCAGGGTTTCTACAGCAGGGACCAAGGATGGAAGTGGGGAGGCTGCTCTGCAGACATCAGCTACGGCCTCGGCTTTTCCAAAGTGTTTATTGATGCCCGGGAGGTCAAACAGAACGCACGGACGCTCATGAACCTCCATAATAATGAGGTGGGACGCAAG GTCCTGGAGAAGAACATGCGACTGGAATGCAAGTGTCATGGAGTGTCGGGCTCCTGCACCACCAAAACCTGCTGGACTACACTTCCCAAGTTCCGCGAGCTCGGCTACATTCTCAAGGAGAAATATGCCCATGCAGTGCACGTGGAGCCGGTCAAAGCCAGCCGCAACAAGCGCCCCAAATTTCTGAAGATCAAGAAGCCATATTCTTACCGGAAGCCCATGGATACAGACTTGGTGTACATAGACAAGTCACCTAACTATTGCGAGGCAGACACATTGACGGGCAGCCTGGGGACACAAGGGCGGGTGTGCAACAAGACTATGATGCAGCACATCAGCGGCTGCGACTTGATGTGCTGCGGCCGCGGCTACAACACGCACCAGTACTCCAGAGTGTGGCAGTGCAACTGCAAGTTCTTGTGGTGCTGCTACGTGAAGTGCAACACGTGCAGTGAGAGGACAGAGGTGTACACATGCAAATGA